The proteins below come from a single Sander vitreus isolate 19-12246 chromosome 15, sanVit1, whole genome shotgun sequence genomic window:
- the pglyrp6 gene encoding peptidoglycan recognition protein 6: METGGWKRTLALVMVLVGTYAEALFSRHMDDFIEAVKQVEDRSPGSELLVVLRTLRQVAGLDDAFIQHFLGNPDSGRPEMNPSLSAYISKAVPHRVTESSEEEGVVLTSDGTTVALAPLLLGIEAGLHPKTAGHVRSLYQLTLAKDLESAAVTHRLGPDGCWDSVTSPQVFTLLDSPSVLTTAQVNGGMDGILLSMEVSAKSRHPMKLSSLLTEYYSRKLGSEGLDDAPPIISRRRRENFKGLLVPQILERQLVKSVELQRRLKERPKMAVKTRKQLRAVVKERIKEFVHKYMDCPPIIPRCMWGAEPYRGTPTNLSLPLSFMYIHHTHTPSQPCLTFQKCSADMRSMQRFHQDDRGWDDIGYSFVAGSDGNIYEGRGWLWRGAHTLGHNSIGYGVSFIGDYASTLPSQHAMGLVRDQLASCAIGGGRLVATFTLQGHRQVVNTSCPGDALYNEIRGWGHYGEVKK; encoded by the exons ATGGAAACAGGCGGCTGGAAACGGACGCTGGCTCTGGTTATGGTGTTGGTCGGCACGTATGCAGAAG CTTTATTTTCCAGACACATGGATGACTTCATCGAGGCAGTGAAGCAGGTGGAGGACAGGTCACCGGGGTCAGAGCTGCTTGTCGTGTTGAGGACGCTCCGCCAGGTGGCTGGCCTCGACGACGCATTCATTCAGCACTTCCTCGGTAACCCCGATTCGGGCCGTCCTGAAATGAACCCGAGCCTCTCTGCTTACATCAGCAAGGCTGTGCCTCACAGAGTGACTGAAAGTTCAGAAGAGGAAGGTGTGGTTCTGACTTCAGATGGCACCACTGTTGCCCTGGCCCCGCTCCTTCTGGGCATCGAGGCGGGCTTGCACCCCAAGACTGCGGGCCATGTGCGCAGCCTGTACCAGCTCACTCTTGCCAAAGATCTGGAAAGCGCTGCTGTCACCCATCGTCTGGGACCGGACGGCTGCTGGGACAGCGTCACCTCCCCGCAGGTCTTCACCCTCCTGGACAGCCCGTCTGTTCTCACCACCGCTCAGGTCAACGGCGGCATGGATGGCATTCTTTTAAGCATGGAGGTCTCTGCCAAATCCCGACATCCCATGAAGCTCAGCAGCCTGCTGACAGAGTACTACAGCCGCAAGCTGGGGAGCGAAGGACTGGACGACGCCCCGCCAATCATCAGCAGGCGTCGCAGGGAGAACTTTAAAGGGCTGCTCGTTCCTCAAATACTGGAGAGACAGTTGGTGAAATCCGTGGAGCTGCAGCGGAGACTGAAGGAACGCCCGAAGATGGCCGTGAAGACGAGGAAGCAGCTGAGGGCTGTGGTGAAAGAGAGAATCAAAGAGTTTGTCCATAAGTACATGG ATTGCCCCCCCATCATCCCTCGCTGTATGTGGGGTGCAGAGCCGTACAGAGGAACCCCCACCAAcctgtccctccctctctccttcatgTACATCCACCACACTCACACGCCGAGCCAGCCCTGTCTCACCTTCCAGAAGTGCTCGGCAGACATGCGCTCCATGCAGCGCTTCCATCAGGACGACAGAGGCTGGGACGACATCGGATACAG CTTCGTCGCTGGCTCTGACGGGAACATCTATGAGGGCCGAGGCTGGCTGTGGCGAGGCGCCCACACCCTGGGACACAACTCCATAGGCTACGGGGTTTCCTTCATCGGAGACTACGCCTCCACTCTGCCCTCCCAGCACGCCATGGGGCTGGTGAGAGATCAGCTGGCGTCCTGCGCCATCGGGGGCGGGCGGCTGGTAGCCACCTTCACCCTGCAGGGGCACAGACAGGTGGTGAACACTTCCTGTCCCGGGGACGCTCTCTACAACGAGATCAGAGGCTGGGGACACTATGGG gAGGTAAAGAAATGA